From the Catalinimonas alkaloidigena genome, the window TCGGGCTGGAGGGCGTTTCGGGCGTAGGCTTTTCGTTCGGTGTAGACCGGATCTACGATGTACTGGAAACGCTGGGCCTGTTTCCGGACCAGACCCACGACACCACGCAGGTACTGATCGTGAATTTTGGTGCCGAGAGCGAGCCACACGCGCTGCCGCTGCTGGCGCAGTTGCGCGAGGCCAACGTTGCCGCCGAGTTGTATCCCGATGCGGCCAAGATCAAAAAGCAAATGACTTACGCCAACGCCAAAAACATTCCGTACGTGGTGCTGATCGGATCGGACGAAATCGCCCGGCGGGAGTATACGCTGAAAAACATGCAAACCGGCGAACAACAATCACTGAGCGCCGCGGCACTGGTACAGACGTTGGCCGCTGCCGATTCGGTGACGGCCTGACCGGCCCGGTAAAGAAAAACCCCACAGCATTGCCCATAAATCGCGCTATTCTTTCTAAAAATTGTTAACTTCCTGCTCGTTACTTTTTCGTTCCGTCTGATGTCCGACTCCCTCTCCCGCCGTTCCCATTGGGTCTTCCAGTTTCTTGTCATGCCGCTCAATTTTGCGCTGTTTGGCGTGACGGGCTACTTGCTGGCCGTGTACCAGGGTCCGCTGCAAGTATTTCTGCTGGTTTTAACGGCGCTATTGCTGGCTACCATTCTGTGGGTGCGCCTGCAAGGCATGGAACAGCACGAGCGACTGGTGCGGCTGGAGTTGCGCGAACGGTATCAGCGGCTGGCCGGTAACGATCCTGCGCAGGCTTTGGGCCAGCTCAGTATCCAGCAGATGGAAATCTTGCTACGCAGTCCTGACACAGAACTGCTGGTACGGGTCGAAGAGGTGTGTATGCAGGACGGAGCGTCTCTGACCCGGCGCGAAACCACCGTGCAAAAGCTGAAATCCTGACGATGACACGCTGGGCCTGGGCACTTGTGCTGCTGCTGCTGATCACCGTATCGCATGCGCACAGCCGGCCCACCGCAGGACCCTACTTGTTGCAGGACTCGGCGGCGATGGCGGAGGTAAAGCGCGGCATCGACCTGATGTACAACTACCAGTTTGCGGAAGCGACCACGGTGTTCGAAACCCTGCGCCCGCGCTACGGCAAGCATCCGCTCTATCCGTTCGTACATGCTCTGTTGTTGTACTGGAAAGAGCTCCCCATTTTACACAGTTCGGCCGCGACGGCTTCGTTACGCGCCCTGTTGGAAGAGTCCATCACCCTGGCCGAAGGGTTGCGCAAAGACCCTGATGGGGCTGTAGAGGGCAGCTTCTTTGCGCTGTTTTCCCATGCGCTACTGGCCAAGACCTACGCCGACGAAGAAGAGACGATGAAGGCCGTCAACGAGGCGCGCAAGGCTTATCCTTACCTGAAAGAAGGGTTTGAGTACCAGCGGCAGTACGCCGAATTTTACATCTCGACCGGCCTGTACAACTATTACCGCGAACGCTACCCGCAACTCTACCCGGTTTACAAGCCGTTTGTGTATTTCTTCGCCGATGGTAATATGGCGCTGGGATTGCAACAGTTGGAGAAGGCCACACGCGAAGGGGTGTTTACGCGAATGGAAGCGTTTCGCTTTTTAATTCACATTTACATAAGCTACGAGGAAAATACGGCCAAAGGGCATCGGCTGGCGGCAGAAGCCCACCGGCTTTACCCGCAGAATACCTACTTTCGGATGATCATGACCGAGACCCTGCTGCTGACCCATCAGTACACAGCAGCCCGGCCCCGCATCGATGCTCTGTTGCGCGAAGACAATACCTACTACCGCATTGCGGCCCATTTGTTTGACGGATGGTGGCAGGAAAAGGCCGCTCACGCGCTGGAGGCGGCGCAAAAGGCGTATCGCCAGGCCATTGCGCTTCAGACAACGTACCGGTACGCACCGGACGATATGCTGGGTTGGGCACACGCCGGGCTGGCGCGCATCGCCATTGTTCAGGAAAACCCCGACGAGGCGCGCGCGCAGTACAAGCAGGCGTTGAAAAGCACGAGCGATCTTTCCGTGCACCGTGAGGCCGAGGCCTACCTGCGTAAACACTGAGCCCGGCAACCGACTATGCTACAGGAATTTCAGACCATTGCGGAGCCCTCGGAGGGACTGTACAAAGAGAAAGGAAGTAAATTTCTGGCTTTTGCCTATCCCGCTTCGTCCGAAGAGGACGTCAGCACCTGTCTGGAGGCCTTGCGCAGTCGCTATCACGATGCGCGGCATCATTGCTACGCTTACCAATTTAATGACGAGCACCAGCGGTACCGCGCTAACGACGACGGCGAACCGAACCATTCGGCGGGCGATCCGATTCTGGGCCAGATCCGCTCCCGGAACCTGTACAACGTGTTGGTGGTGGTGGTGCGCTACTTCGGGGGAACTAAGTTGGGCGTAAGTGGACTGATCGTGGCCTACAAAACGGCCGCTGCCGAGGCACTCGACCGGGCGCGGGTGGTAACGGAAGTATTGCGACAACAGCTCACGGTGGCGTTTGGCTACGAACAAACCGGCGATGTGCACCGCATCATCCACGAGTACGACGGAGCCATTCGCGAGCAGCAGTTCGACACGGCCTGCCGCCTGCGCATTAGCTTTCGGCGTGATCAGGTGACTGAAATTCAGGAGAAACTGGACCAATTGGTAGGCGTAAAGGTGCTCGACGCCTAAACCCAAACGATTTCGGCCCGTAGTATAAGACTTTCCAAATCAAGAAAATAGAGTACGGTCACGCTAAAAAGCTCATAAAAAAAAGCTTCCTGAGCCGAAGAATATTTCGAAAGGAGCACAAATTTTGTGAGTTTAGTGGCTTGTTTGGGACCATCGCTGCGGATTCCCACCATAACCCAACGAATGCATGGATCGCGAAAATAGGAGAGTCGCCCTGATTACAGGAGCAACGGGTGGCTTAGGCACAGCCATGTGCAAACGTCTGATCACAGACGGATACCGAGTCGCCGGAACGTATCGCGATAAGTCGAAGCTTTCTGCCTGGCAACTGGAAATGGAGAAAGAAGGTTACTTTCTCGACGTATTCGAAGT encodes:
- a CDS encoding DUF6526 family protein; translated protein: MSDSLSRRSHWVFQFLVMPLNFALFGVTGYLLAVYQGPLQVFLLVLTALLLATILWVRLQGMEQHERLVRLELRERYQRLAGNDPAQALGQLSIQQMEILLRSPDTELLVRVEEVCMQDGASLTRRETTVQKLKS
- a CDS encoding tetratricopeptide repeat protein produces the protein MTRWAWALVLLLLITVSHAHSRPTAGPYLLQDSAAMAEVKRGIDLMYNYQFAEATTVFETLRPRYGKHPLYPFVHALLLYWKELPILHSSAATASLRALLEESITLAEGLRKDPDGAVEGSFFALFSHALLAKTYADEEETMKAVNEARKAYPYLKEGFEYQRQYAEFYISTGLYNYYRERYPQLYPVYKPFVYFFADGNMALGLQQLEKATREGVFTRMEAFRFLIHIYISYEENTAKGHRLAAEAHRLYPQNTYFRMIMTETLLLTHQYTAARPRIDALLREDNTYYRIAAHLFDGWWQEKAAHALEAAQKAYRQAIALQTTYRYAPDDMLGWAHAGLARIAIVQENPDEARAQYKQALKSTSDLSVHREAEAYLRKH
- a CDS encoding IMPACT family protein, which encodes MLQEFQTIAEPSEGLYKEKGSKFLAFAYPASSEEDVSTCLEALRSRYHDARHHCYAYQFNDEHQRYRANDDGEPNHSAGDPILGQIRSRNLYNVLVVVVRYFGGTKLGVSGLIVAYKTAAAEALDRARVVTEVLRQQLTVAFGYEQTGDVHRIIHEYDGAIREQQFDTACRLRISFRRDQVTEIQEKLDQLVGVKVLDA